In Streptomyces sp. SLBN-118, the following are encoded in one genomic region:
- the thrB gene encoding homoserine kinase, whose product MAGPAFRAAAVRVRVPATSANLGPGFDALGLSLGLYDDVVVRVADFGLHIDIAGEGASTLPRDESHLLVRSLRTAFDLLGGQPRGLEVVCANRIPHGRGLGSSSAAICAGIVAARAVTIGGDAKLDDAALLELATEIEGHPDNVAACLLGGFTLAWTEGGAARAIRMDPSDSVVPVVFVPGKPVLTETARGLLPRSVPHVDAAANAGRAALLVEALTRRPELLLPATEDRLHQEYRAPAMPQSIDLVNRLRADGVPAVISGAGPTVLALTEDGVADKVARLAGEGWAANRLTFDVAGASVLPLAPQ is encoded by the coding sequence ATGGCCGGTCCAGCGTTCCGCGCCGCCGCCGTCCGAGTGCGCGTGCCCGCCACCAGCGCCAATCTCGGCCCGGGCTTCGATGCCCTCGGCCTGTCCCTGGGGCTTTACGACGACGTCGTCGTCCGGGTCGCGGACTTTGGTCTGCACATCGACATCGCGGGCGAGGGCGCATCGACGCTGCCCCGCGATGAGAGTCATCTGCTCGTACGGTCCCTGCGTACGGCCTTCGACCTGCTCGGCGGGCAGCCGCGCGGCCTCGAGGTCGTCTGCGCCAACCGCATCCCGCACGGGCGCGGACTGGGCTCGTCCTCGGCGGCCATCTGCGCCGGCATCGTCGCCGCCCGCGCGGTGACCATAGGGGGCGACGCCAAGCTCGACGACGCGGCACTGCTCGAACTGGCCACCGAGATCGAGGGTCACCCCGACAATGTCGCCGCGTGTCTGCTCGGCGGATTCACGCTCGCCTGGACCGAGGGGGGAGCGGCGCGCGCCATCAGGATGGACCCGTCCGATTCCGTCGTTCCGGTGGTTTTCGTGCCCGGAAAGCCGGTGCTGACCGAGACGGCACGCGGGCTGCTCCCGCGCTCCGTCCCCCATGTGGACGCCGCCGCCAACGCGGGCCGGGCCGCCCTGCTCGTAGAGGCGCTGACCAGGCGTCCCGAGCTGCTGCTGCCCGCCACGGAGGACCGGCTCCACCAGGAATACCGGGCACCGGCGATGCCGCAGAGCATCGACCTTGTCAACCGACTGCGGGCCGACGGCGTCCCAGCAGTCATCTCCGGCGCGGGCCCCACGGTGCTCGCGCTGACCGAGGACGGTGTGGCCGACAAGGTCGCACGGCTGGCGGGCGAGGGATGGGCGGCCAATCGGCTCACCTTCGACGTCGCGGGAGCGAGTGTGCTGCCGCTTGCCCCGCAGTGA
- the thrC gene encoding threonine synthase, giving the protein MTTNGTHQWRGIIQEYRDRLPVTDTTPVVTLGEGGTPLVPAQVLSERTGCEVHLKVEGANPTGSFKDRGMTMAITKAKEEGAQAVICASTGNTSASAAAYAVRAGMVCAVLVPQGKIALGKMGQALVYGSRILQVDGNFDDCLNLARGLSDNYPVALVNSVNPFRIEGQKTASFEIVDALGDAPDIHVLPVGNAGNITAYWKGYKEYAADRMSTHTPRMWGFQASGSAPIVRGEVVKDPSTIATAIRIGNPASWQQALAAREESGGFIDEVTDREILRAYRLLASQEGVFVEPASAASVAGLLKAAEQGKVDPGQKIVCTVTGNGLKDPDWAVAGAPQPVTVPVDAAAAAERLGLA; this is encoded by the coding sequence ATGACGACCAACGGCACCCACCAGTGGCGCGGCATCATCCAGGAGTACCGGGACCGCCTCCCGGTGACGGACACGACGCCGGTCGTCACGCTCGGCGAGGGTGGTACGCCGCTCGTCCCGGCGCAGGTCCTCTCCGAGCGCACGGGCTGCGAGGTGCACCTCAAGGTCGAGGGCGCCAACCCCACCGGGTCCTTCAAGGACCGCGGCATGACCATGGCCATCACCAAGGCCAAGGAGGAGGGCGCGCAGGCGGTCATCTGCGCCTCCACCGGCAACACGTCCGCATCGGCGGCCGCCTATGCCGTACGGGCGGGAATGGTCTGTGCGGTCCTCGTGCCGCAGGGCAAGATCGCGCTGGGCAAGATGGGCCAGGCGCTGGTGTACGGCTCGCGCATCCTCCAGGTCGACGGAAACTTCGACGACTGCCTGAACCTCGCCCGCGGTCTGTCCGACAACTACCCGGTGGCGCTGGTCAATTCGGTCAATCCGTTCCGTATCGAGGGCCAGAAGACCGCCTCGTTCGAAATCGTCGACGCGCTCGGTGACGCCCCCGACATCCATGTGCTGCCCGTCGGCAACGCCGGCAACATCACGGCGTACTGGAAGGGGTACAAGGAGTACGCCGCGGACAGGATGTCCACGCACACTCCCCGGATGTGGGGCTTCCAGGCCTCCGGCTCGGCCCCGATCGTGCGTGGCGAAGTGGTCAAGGACCCCTCGACGATCGCTACGGCGATCCGGATCGGCAACCCCGCCTCGTGGCAGCAGGCGCTCGCCGCGCGCGAGGAGTCGGGCGGCTTCATCGACGAGGTGACGGATCGTGAGATCCTGCGTGCCTACCGGCTGTTGGCCTCGCAGGAGGGTGTCTTCGTCGAGCCCGCCTCCGCCGCGTCCGTCGCCGGTCTGCTGAAGGCCGCCGAGCAGGGCAAGGTCGACCCTGGCCAGAAAATCGTCTGCACCGTCACCGGCAACGGTCTCAAGGACCCCGACTGGGCCGTCGCCGGAGCGCCCCAGCCGGTCACCGTGCCGGTCGACGCGGCCGCGGCCGCCGAGCGGCTCGGGCTGGCGTAA
- a CDS encoding homoserine dehydrogenase, translating into MRTRPLKVALLGCGVVGSEVARIMTTHAEDLAARIGAPVELAGVAVRRPSKVREGIDPDLITTDATALVKRGDIDVVIEVIGGIEPARTLITSAFEHGASVVSANKALLAEDGATLYAAAEEHAKDLYFEAAVAGAIPLIRPLRESLAGDKVNRVLGIVNGTTNFILDKMDTSGAGYSEALDEATALGYAEADPTADVEGFDAAAKAAILAGIAFHTRVRLDDVYREGLTEVTAADIASAKRMGCTVKLLAICERAADGQSVTARVHPAMIPLSHPLASVREAYNAVFVEAEAAGQLMFYGPGAGGSPTASAVLGDLVAVCRNRLAESTGPGESAYTQLPVSPMGDVVTRYHISLDVADKPGVLAQVATVFAEHGVSIDTVRQQGKDGEASLVVVTHRAPDAALSGTVEALRKLDTVRGVASIMRVEGE; encoded by the coding sequence ATGCGTACGCGTCCGCTGAAGGTGGCGCTGCTGGGCTGTGGAGTGGTCGGCTCAGAGGTGGCGCGCATCATGACGACGCACGCCGAAGACCTCGCGGCCCGCATCGGCGCCCCGGTCGAGCTCGCCGGTGTCGCTGTCCGCCGCCCCTCCAAGGTGCGGGAAGGCATCGACCCGGATCTCATCACCACGGACGCGACCGCACTCGTCAAACGCGGCGACATCGACGTCGTCATCGAGGTCATCGGCGGCATCGAGCCCGCCCGCACCCTCATCACCAGCGCCTTCGAGCACGGCGCTTCCGTCGTCTCCGCCAACAAGGCGCTGCTGGCCGAGGACGGCGCGACGCTCTACGCCGCCGCCGAGGAGCACGCCAAGGATCTCTACTTCGAGGCCGCGGTCGCCGGGGCGATTCCGCTGATCAGGCCGCTGCGCGAGTCCTTGGCCGGAGACAAGGTCAACCGTGTGCTCGGCATCGTCAACGGCACGACGAACTTCATCCTGGACAAGATGGACACCTCCGGGGCGGGGTACTCCGAGGCCCTGGACGAGGCCACCGCGCTCGGATACGCCGAAGCCGACCCGACCGCCGACGTCGAGGGCTTCGACGCCGCCGCCAAGGCGGCCATCCTCGCCGGGATCGCCTTCCACACGCGCGTACGCCTCGACGACGTCTACCGCGAGGGCCTGACCGAGGTCACGGCCGCCGACATCGCCTCCGCCAAGCGCATGGGCTGCACGGTCAAGCTCCTCGCCATCTGCGAGCGCGCCGCCGACGGCCAGTCCGTCACAGCCCGCGTGCACCCCGCGATGATCCCGCTCAGCCACCCGCTCGCCTCGGTCCGCGAGGCGTACAACGCCGTCTTCGTCGAGGCCGAGGCCGCCGGGCAGCTGATGTTCTACGGTCCCGGCGCGGGCGGCTCGCCCACCGCGTCCGCGGTACTCGGCGACCTGGTCGCCGTATGCCGCAACAGGCTCGCCGAATCCACCGGACCGGGCGAGTCCGCGTACACCCAGCTGCCCGTGAGCCCCATGGGCGACGTGGTGACGCGGTACCACATCAGTCTCGACGTGGCCGACAAGCCGGGCGTGCTCGCCCAGGTCGCTACGGTCTTCGCCGAGCACGGCGTGTCCATCGACACGGTCCGCCAGCAGGGCAAGGACGGCGAGGCCTCTCTCGTCGTCGTCACCCACCGCGCGCCCGACGCCGCCCTTTCCGGGACCGTCGAGGCGCTGCGCAAGCTCGACACCGTGCGCGGTGTCGCCAGCATCATGCGTGTTGAAGGGGAGTAA
- the lysA gene encoding diaminopimelate decarboxylase, translating into MSRSAHPAGPRHADVLPEGHYTAPPTDLNVLDEKVWARTVGRNADGVVTVGGIEVTRLAEEFGTPAYILDEADFRARCRAWADAFGKDADVFYAGKAFLSRAVVRWLKEEGLNLDVCSGGELTTALDAGMPADRIAFHGNNKSQEEIERAVEAGVGRIVVDSFQEIVRVAHTAQRLGTRQRVQIRVTVGVEAHTHEFIATAHEDQKFGIPLAGGQAAEAVRRALRLDGIDLIGIHSHIGSQIFDTSGFEVAAHRVVGLLAEIRDEHGVELPEIDLGGGLGIAYTSDDDPREPHDIAKALNEIVTRECEAARLRTPRISVEPGRAIVGPTAFTLYEVGTIKPLEGLRTYVSVDGGMSDNIRTALYDAEYSVALVSRTSTAGPMLARVVGKHCESGDIVVKDAFLPADLAPGDLIAVPATGAYCRSMASNYNHALRPPVVAVKDGEARVVVRRETEEDLLRLDVG; encoded by the coding sequence ATGAGCCGTTCCGCACATCCCGCCGGGCCTCGCCACGCAGACGTCCTGCCCGAAGGGCACTACACCGCCCCGCCCACCGACCTCAATGTCCTCGACGAGAAGGTCTGGGCCCGCACGGTCGGCCGGAACGCCGACGGCGTCGTCACCGTCGGCGGCATCGAAGTCACGCGGCTCGCCGAGGAGTTCGGCACTCCCGCCTATATCCTCGACGAGGCCGACTTCCGCGCCCGCTGCCGTGCCTGGGCCGACGCCTTCGGCAAGGACGCCGACGTGTTCTACGCGGGCAAGGCCTTCCTGTCACGCGCCGTCGTGCGGTGGCTGAAGGAGGAGGGGCTCAACCTGGACGTGTGTTCCGGGGGCGAGCTCACCACCGCCCTCGACGCCGGCATGCCTGCCGACCGCATCGCCTTCCACGGCAACAACAAGTCCCAGGAAGAGATCGAGCGAGCCGTCGAGGCGGGCGTCGGGCGCATCGTCGTCGACTCCTTCCAGGAGATCGTCCGCGTCGCCCACACCGCCCAGCGGCTCGGTACGCGCCAGCGCGTCCAGATCCGGGTGACCGTGGGAGTGGAGGCGCACACGCACGAATTCATCGCCACCGCGCACGAGGACCAGAAGTTCGGCATCCCGCTCGCGGGCGGGCAGGCCGCCGAGGCCGTACGCCGCGCCCTTAGGCTCGACGGCATCGACCTCATCGGCATCCACTCCCACATCGGCTCGCAGATCTTCGACACCTCCGGTTTCGAGGTGGCCGCCCACCGCGTCGTCGGTCTCCTCGCCGAGATCCGCGACGAGCACGGCGTCGAGCTGCCCGAGATCGACCTCGGCGGCGGTCTCGGTATCGCGTACACCTCTGACGACGACCCCCGCGAGCCGCACGACATCGCCAAGGCGCTCAACGAGATCGTCACTCGTGAGTGTGAGGCCGCCCGGCTGCGTACGCCGCGGATCTCCGTCGAGCCGGGCCGCGCGATCGTCGGGCCGACCGCCTTCACCCTGTACGAGGTCGGCACCATCAAGCCGCTCGAGGGCCTGCGTACCTACGTCAGCGTCGACGGCGGTATGTCCGACAACATCCGCACCGCGCTGTACGACGCCGAGTACAGCGTCGCCCTGGTCTCGCGGACGTCCACCGCCGGGCCGATGCTCGCCCGTGTCGTCGGCAAGCACTGCGAGAGCGGCGACATCGTGGTCAAGGACGCGTTCCTGCCCGCCGACCTGGCGCCGGGCGATCTGATCGCCGTGCCCGCGACCGGTGCGTACTGCCGCTCCATGGCCAGCAACTACAACCACGCGCTGCGCCCGCCCGTCGTCGCCGTCAAGGACGGCGAGGCGCGGGTGGTCGTCCGCCGTGAGACGGAGGAAGATCTCCTGCGTCTTGACGTCGGATAG
- the nrtL gene encoding ArgS-related anticodon-binding protein NrtL, whose translation MTPAELSRTVLHAVRRAVEDGVLHAPVPESVSVERPRPGGCGDYATNVALRLAGPARQQPRAIAEELRRRIAHSPGIARIEITGPGFLNFTLDAGVQQALVRQVLEQGLTYGHGDWAVGLSVRFQPADELRARIWAETVLELLRTQGADSAQGADVTHGDPEALHVVPAPAQDLALRLGPDAARWGLLSAAAHDRPQTGPDLLVQHERNPLFRVRYAHSRTKALTRNAEELGFDSHPQQHVDAPALTTAIGDYPAVLASAARLRAPDRLARHLECTADAFLAFQHTVLPLGDEIDEIDEIDDEKPMAAHRSRLALAEAAGTVLAGGLSLLGISAPDYL comes from the coding sequence GTGACCCCCGCCGAGCTCTCTCGTACCGTGCTGCACGCCGTGCGCCGCGCGGTGGAGGACGGTGTGCTGCATGCGCCCGTGCCCGAGAGCGTCAGCGTCGAGCGGCCCCGGCCCGGGGGATGCGGGGACTACGCCACCAATGTCGCCCTGCGGCTCGCCGGCCCGGCCCGGCAGCAACCACGCGCCATTGCCGAGGAGCTTCGGCGGCGGATCGCCCACAGCCCCGGGATCGCCCGCATCGAGATCACCGGGCCGGGGTTCCTGAACTTCACCCTCGACGCAGGCGTCCAGCAAGCCCTCGTGCGTCAGGTGCTGGAGCAGGGTCTCACCTACGGGCACGGGGACTGGGCCGTCGGCCTCTCCGTACGGTTCCAGCCCGCCGACGAGCTCCGCGCCCGTATATGGGCCGAGACCGTTCTGGAGCTCCTGCGCACCCAAGGCGCCGACAGCGCTCAGGGCGCCGACGTCACACACGGCGACCCCGAAGCCCTGCATGTCGTGCCCGCGCCCGCCCAGGACCTCGCCCTGCGGCTCGGTCCCGATGCCGCCCGTTGGGGTCTGCTCTCGGCCGCCGCTCACGACCGGCCGCAGACGGGTCCCGACCTCCTCGTACAGCACGAGCGCAATCCGCTCTTCCGGGTCCGCTACGCCCACTCCCGTACGAAGGCCCTCACCAGGAATGCCGAAGAGCTCGGGTTCGACAGCCATCCGCAGCAGCACGTCGACGCCCCCGCCCTCACCACCGCCATCGGCGACTACCCCGCCGTCCTCGCCTCCGCCGCCCGGCTGCGCGCGCCCGATCGGCTCGCCCGGCATCTGGAGTGCACCGCCGACGCCTTCCTCGCCTTCCAGCACACTGTCCTGCCCCTCGGTGACGAGATCGACGAGATCGACGAGATCGACGACGAGAAACCCATGGCCGCCCACCGTTCCCGGCTCGCGCTCGCCGAAGCCGCCGGGACGGTGCTTGCCGGTGGCCTGTCCCTGCTCGGCATCAGCGCCCCTGACTACCTGTGA